Proteins from a single region of Dysosmobacter acutus:
- a CDS encoding TRAP transporter substrate-binding protein encodes MKKVLSLVMALTLILALLASCGTSGAGGASGGAASSQSSGGIASKVTLKLGTKMSEDSFEGKCYQYFADLVNERTGGEVEVVVYPSEQLGDAQTQVSNLQLGTQELYGEGGNYFTGYSNMFEITNIPFLFSSNEQFIDLVQGDYGKEQQEVMEQNGFHIVNTNRDWLRGPYRVICSVKPLQTLEDFKGLRFRTHESDMYMKCWSTLGTNPIVINWGETYLAIQQGTAEAVASPVSQIEDMGFYEVAPYITEIDEYPQEILIVANLEVWNKLSEEQQGILTDAANETAAYSNGLLQEEVDASIARMEEAGATFYKLDTKPCTEALMDVYRDMVSAGTLPEGILEQLGY; translated from the coding sequence ATGAAAAAGGTTTTATCACTTGTCATGGCATTGACCCTCATACTTGCCCTGTTGGCATCCTGCGGAACTTCCGGGGCCGGCGGCGCATCCGGCGGCGCCGCTTCTTCCCAAAGCAGCGGCGGCATCGCAAGCAAGGTGACGCTGAAGTTGGGCACCAAGATGTCAGAGGACTCCTTTGAGGGAAAGTGCTACCAGTACTTTGCCGATCTGGTCAACGAGCGGACCGGAGGGGAAGTGGAGGTCGTGGTGTATCCCTCCGAGCAGTTGGGTGACGCCCAGACCCAGGTCTCCAATCTGCAGTTGGGCACCCAGGAACTCTACGGTGAGGGCGGCAACTACTTCACCGGCTACAGCAATATGTTTGAAATCACCAATATCCCCTTCCTGTTCAGCAGCAACGAGCAGTTCATTGATTTGGTGCAGGGGGACTACGGCAAAGAACAGCAGGAGGTCATGGAGCAAAACGGCTTCCACATTGTCAACACCAACCGGGACTGGCTGCGGGGTCCCTACCGTGTGATCTGCTCCGTCAAGCCGCTCCAGACCCTGGAGGATTTCAAGGGCCTGCGCTTCCGTACCCATGAGAGCGACATGTATATGAAGTGCTGGAGCACCCTTGGCACCAATCCCATCGTCATCAACTGGGGAGAGACCTATCTGGCCATTCAGCAGGGCACGGCTGAGGCGGTGGCTTCCCCCGTGTCCCAGATCGAGGATATGGGCTTTTATGAAGTGGCGCCCTATATCACTGAAATCGACGAATATCCCCAGGAAATTCTGATCGTGGCCAACCTGGAGGTATGGAACAAGCTGAGCGAAGAGCAGCAGGGGATTCTCACCGACGCGGCAAATGAGACCGCCGCCTACTCCAACGGACTGCTTCAGGAGGAAGTGGACGCATCCATCGCCCGGATGGAAGAGGCGGGCGCCACCTTCTACAAGTTGGATACCAAGCCCTGCACCGAGGCGCTGATGGACGTGTACCGGGATATGGTCAGCGCCGGCACGCTGCCCGAGGGCATTTTGGAGCAGCTGGGCTACTAA
- a CDS encoding TRAP transporter small permease, with protein MLKKVDRIWSGFLKTLCRAELGVSLVCLIGIVGLNSFEIFRRQLFGISIIWVQEVTIFLMVWFTFMGFCYVSYTKKDIYITFLREKLPLTGQFVVRLIVIAGVLVYLVPFTEYTWKLIFSQVGSFSSVARYPLWWKTAAALVGGVSLILVFVDELKDLFLDVAARLRRKEEA; from the coding sequence ATGCTGAAAAAAGTGGACCGGATATGGTCGGGATTTCTAAAAACCCTCTGCCGCGCTGAATTGGGTGTTTCGCTGGTGTGCCTGATTGGAATCGTAGGGCTGAACAGCTTTGAAATTTTCAGAAGGCAGCTGTTCGGCATCTCCATCATATGGGTGCAGGAGGTCACGATCTTCCTGATGGTGTGGTTTACATTTATGGGATTTTGCTACGTCTCATACACGAAGAAGGACATCTACATCACATTCCTCCGGGAAAAGCTCCCCCTGACCGGTCAATTTGTGGTTCGGTTGATCGTCATTGCCGGCGTTCTGGTGTATCTGGTGCCTTTCACCGAATACACCTGGAAATTGATTTTCTCCCAGGTGGGGAGCTTCTCCTCCGTCGCCAGGTATCCCCTGTGGTGGAAAACGGCGGCGGCGCTGGTGGGCGGCGTGTCGCTGATCCTGGTCTTTGTGGATGAATTGAAGGATTTGTTCCTTGACGTGGCCGCGCGCCTGAGAAGAAAGGAGGAGGCGTAA
- a CDS encoding TRAP transporter large permease yields MSGICLFLVFMAMLMLGAPISFSLGLGTMAACTVGGYSLSSLPLLITNGASSYTLVAIPYFVLLGNLMNTAGITDRIFDWAEAAVGHIKGGLAHANVLASVVFAGVSGTSTADAAGLGMVEINAMTKKGYPVDFTTAVTMASAVLGPIIPPSVTLLIYATLSSTSVAKLFMAGMVPGILVALILCVTSYVLYITDKVKMPAPVRFSMQRFVKATKRGAFALLCPLILLYFMSSGIVTPTEAGIIGVVYSLAIGLCYRSLSWKVLLDALKMTVESCTLIMFLIGMGSTTSWFLTAERIPSLITDLVLGLTENKYLILLLINVILLVLGMFMDGTSIQLIMVPILLPIIDLLGVSRITFGVMVTINILIGTITPPFGVSLFIMTNIAKIPFERVVKSSVPFYIPLVLALLAITYIPAFTLWLPNLLY; encoded by the coding sequence ATGTCGGGCATTTGTTTATTTCTTGTCTTTATGGCCATGCTGATGCTTGGAGCGCCCATCTCCTTTTCACTTGGGCTGGGCACCATGGCGGCATGCACGGTGGGCGGCTATTCCCTCTCGTCCCTGCCCCTTTTAATCACCAACGGAGCCAGCAGCTACACACTGGTGGCCATCCCCTATTTCGTCCTCCTGGGCAACCTGATGAACACGGCGGGCATCACGGACCGTATTTTTGACTGGGCGGAGGCCGCGGTGGGGCATATCAAGGGCGGTTTGGCCCACGCCAATGTATTGGCCAGCGTGGTGTTTGCGGGTGTGTCCGGAACCTCCACCGCGGACGCGGCAGGGCTGGGTATGGTGGAGATCAACGCCATGACCAAAAAGGGATACCCCGTGGACTTCACCACAGCCGTCACCATGGCATCGGCGGTCCTGGGCCCCATCATCCCGCCCAGCGTGACGCTGCTGATTTACGCCACGCTCTCTTCCACTTCGGTTGCAAAGCTGTTTATGGCCGGAATGGTGCCCGGGATTTTGGTGGCGCTGATCCTCTGCGTCACAAGCTACGTCCTCTATATCACGGACAAGGTGAAGATGCCCGCTCCGGTCAGATTTTCGATGCAGCGGTTTGTCAAGGCCACCAAGCGGGGCGCCTTTGCCCTGCTGTGCCCCCTGATTCTGCTCTATTTTATGTCCAGCGGTATCGTCACCCCGACGGAGGCCGGAATCATCGGCGTGGTTTACTCACTGGCCATTGGGCTGTGCTATCGGAGCCTCAGCTGGAAGGTGCTTCTGGACGCGCTGAAGATGACGGTGGAAAGCTGCACGCTGATTATGTTCCTCATCGGCATGGGCTCCACCACCAGCTGGTTTTTGACCGCCGAGCGGATTCCCTCCCTGATTACGGACCTGGTCCTGGGGCTGACGGAAAACAAATACCTTATTTTGCTGCTGATCAATGTGATTTTGCTGGTTCTTGGCATGTTCATGGACGGCACCTCCATCCAGCTGATTATGGTGCCCATCCTGCTGCCCATCATCGATCTTCTGGGCGTCAGCCGGATTACCTTCGGCGTGATGGTGACCATCAACATCCTTATCGGAACCATCACTCCGCCCTTTGGAGTCAGCCTGTTCATCATGACCAATATTGCAAAAATTCCCTTTGAACGGGTGGTGAAGAGCTCCGTCCCGTTCTATATTCCGCTGGTTCTGGCGCTTCTGGCCATCACCTATATCCCCGCATTTACCCTGTGGCTGCCCAATCTGCTGTATTAG
- a CDS encoding ABC transporter ATP-binding protein, whose product MTTRDFQKKSTFQIFLSYFKPHRRLFFLDMFCALMIALTDLAFPYVSRMAMYDLLPGKEYKTFFVVMVVVFLAFTLRAVFSYVVCYWGHTFGILVEADIREDLFRHMQELSFGYFDRNRTGQLMSRLTGDLFEITELAHHGPEDLFISLVTIVGALVVLFTIEWRLALVVAILIPIFLVVVWQRRRGMSSASRAVKQKTAVINADIESGLSGMRTAKAFANEDAELEKFERSNESFKSSKKQFHKEMGLFNAVMEFFLCILSAAVIAVGGWLIMQDQMNYVDLITFSLYITTFITPIRKLSSFAEMFANGFAGLQRFADLMRTEPDLRDAPDARDLGRVAGRVDVEHVSFAYREGVAVLHDVDLHVKAGETIAVVGPSGGGKSTLCQLIPRFYDVTSGAIRIDGQDVREVTQESLHRNVGVVQQDVFLFADSVFENIRYGRPDATEEEVIAAAKQAEIYDDIMEMPDGFDSYVGERGTMLSGGQKQRISIARIFLKNPPVLILDEATSALDSVTEAKIQETFDQLAKGRTTFIIAHRLSTVRNADRILVVRDGGIEEQGRHEELMGRDGAYAALYRTQNLSNG is encoded by the coding sequence ATGACCACCCGGGATTTTCAGAAGAAGAGTACCTTTCAGATTTTTCTATCGTATTTTAAGCCCCACAGGAGGCTGTTTTTCCTGGATATGTTCTGCGCTCTGATGATCGCGCTGACCGACCTGGCCTTCCCCTATGTGTCCCGCATGGCCATGTACGATCTGCTGCCAGGCAAGGAGTACAAGACCTTTTTTGTGGTGATGGTCGTTGTATTCCTTGCGTTCACGCTGCGGGCGGTGTTCAGCTATGTTGTCTGCTACTGGGGCCATACCTTCGGCATCCTGGTGGAGGCGGATATCCGGGAGGATCTGTTCCGGCACATGCAGGAGCTCTCCTTCGGCTATTTTGACCGCAACCGGACGGGGCAGCTGATGAGCCGGCTCACAGGGGACCTATTTGAGATTACAGAGCTGGCGCACCACGGGCCGGAGGACCTGTTCATCTCCCTTGTCACCATCGTGGGCGCCCTGGTGGTCCTCTTTACCATCGAGTGGCGGCTGGCCCTGGTGGTGGCCATCCTGATCCCTATTTTCCTGGTGGTGGTCTGGCAGAGGCGGCGGGGCATGTCTTCCGCCTCCCGCGCGGTCAAGCAGAAGACCGCGGTCATCAACGCGGACATCGAGTCCGGCCTCTCCGGCATGCGGACCGCCAAGGCCTTTGCCAATGAGGACGCGGAGCTTGAGAAGTTTGAACGCTCCAACGAATCCTTCAAGTCCTCCAAAAAGCAGTTCCACAAGGAGATGGGCCTTTTCAACGCGGTGATGGAGTTCTTCCTCTGCATCCTTTCCGCCGCAGTGATCGCCGTGGGCGGCTGGCTCATTATGCAGGATCAGATGAATTACGTGGACCTCATCACCTTCAGCCTGTATATCACCACCTTCATCACGCCCATCCGCAAGCTCTCAAGCTTTGCGGAGATGTTTGCCAACGGCTTTGCCGGATTGCAGCGCTTTGCGGATCTGATGCGCACGGAGCCGGACCTTCGGGACGCGCCGGACGCAAGGGACCTGGGCCGGGTGGCGGGCCGGGTGGACGTAGAGCATGTGAGTTTTGCCTACCGGGAGGGAGTGGCGGTGCTCCACGATGTGGACCTCCATGTAAAAGCTGGGGAGACCATCGCCGTGGTGGGACCCTCCGGCGGGGGAAAGAGCACCCTTTGCCAGCTGATCCCCCGGTTTTACGACGTGACCTCCGGCGCCATCCGCATTGATGGACAGGACGTGCGGGAGGTAACCCAGGAGTCGCTGCACCGCAATGTGGGCGTGGTGCAGCAGGATGTATTCCTCTTTGCGGACAGCGTGTTTGAAAACATCCGCTACGGCCGTCCCGACGCCACGGAGGAAGAGGTGATCGCCGCGGCCAAGCAGGCGGAGATCTATGACGACATCATGGAGATGCCCGACGGCTTTGACAGCTATGTGGGAGAGCGGGGCACCATGCTCTCCGGCGGCCAGAAGCAGCGCATCTCCATCGCCCGCATCTTTTTGAAGAATCCGCCGGTGCTGATTTTGGATGAGGCCACCTCGGCCCTGGACAGCGTCACCGAGGCGAAGATTCAGGAGACCTTTGACCAGCTGGCCAAGGGCCGCACCACCTTTATCATCGCCCACCGCCTCTCCACGGTCCGGAACGCGGACCGCATCCTGGTGGTCCGGGACGGCGGGATCGAGGAGCAGGGGAGGCACGAGGAGCTGATGGGCAGGGACGGCGCCTATGCCGCGCTGTACCGCACGCAGAATTTGAGCAATGGATAA
- a CDS encoding RNA-binding protein → MDKKTILDRTARSGEERLLLARVLDKMEQAERRNVPAHTAFLSPKEQSAVREVLRLSGGRGVFSGGYKDAERKVLACLPDWMEEYGGEDLRFLRCLFRKEDKLTHRDFLGSLMGMGVARETVGDILVEESSCDLVVLDTVADFLVQSWSSAGTAALRVQEITAGELIVPEAKVQEIRDTVMTLRLDAVAASGFSMSRSKAAELIASGRVQLNWQECTKGDRAVKAGDVITARGFGKFEIAEVGGMSRKGRTAILLKRYV, encoded by the coding sequence ATGGATAAGAAGACAATTTTGGACCGGACGGCAAGAAGCGGCGAGGAGCGGCTCTTGCTGGCCCGGGTTTTGGACAAGATGGAACAGGCCGAGCGGAGAAACGTGCCGGCCCACACCGCCTTTTTGAGCCCCAAGGAGCAGTCCGCCGTGCGGGAGGTGCTGAGGCTTTCCGGAGGAAGAGGCGTGTTCTCCGGCGGCTACAAGGACGCGGAGCGGAAGGTGCTGGCCTGTCTCCCGGACTGGATGGAGGAGTACGGCGGCGAGGACCTGCGGTTTCTCCGCTGCCTGTTCCGCAAAGAGGACAAGCTGACCCACCGGGACTTTTTGGGAAGTCTCATGGGGATGGGTGTGGCACGGGAGACTGTGGGGGATATTCTGGTAGAGGAGAGCTCCTGTGATCTGGTGGTGCTGGACACGGTGGCGGACTTTTTGGTTCAGAGCTGGTCCAGCGCGGGCACCGCGGCCCTGCGGGTGCAGGAGATCACAGCCGGGGAGCTGATTGTGCCCGAGGCTAAGGTCCAGGAGATCCGGGACACGGTGATGACGCTGCGGCTGGACGCTGTGGCGGCCTCCGGGTTTTCCATGAGCCGCTCCAAGGCCGCGGAACTGATCGCCTCCGGGCGGGTGCAGCTGAACTGGCAGGAGTGCACCAAAGGCGACCGGGCGGTGAAGGCCGGAGATGTGATCACGGCCCGGGGATTTGGCAAATTTGAGATCGCGGAGGTGGGGGGCATGAGCCGCAAAGGGCGCACGGCCATCCTTCTGAAGCGATACGTGTGA
- a CDS encoding DUF896 domain-containing protein yields the protein MEQKKIDRINELSRKARTTEGLTTAEMEERQLLREEYVRAVVGNLDAQLSHTVIVDEKTGARRKLRKKDRE from the coding sequence ATGGAACAGAAGAAAATAGACCGCATCAACGAACTCAGCCGTAAGGCGCGGACGACGGAGGGGCTTACCACGGCTGAGATGGAGGAACGGCAGCTCCTGCGAGAGGAGTATGTCCGCGCCGTGGTGGGAAATTTGGATGCGCAGCTCTCCCACACGGTGATTGTGGATGAGAAAACCGGCGCTCGGCGGAAGCTGCGGAAGAAGGACAGAGAATGA
- a CDS encoding 5-bromo-4-chloroindolyl phosphate hydrolysis family protein, protein MSGNQYNYGSGGTGKKDNDWLSWVLIVFLFATGIWPIALIVLFMKLSDGDSGKKKRQQAPPPLAAEAPSTRPSAPTSPRARQGSARAPQSAARKVTRTPAMKSSNARWMKIVGVIAAVIGILATADTLDTIFWLGVDRYELWELLQNLAWLLAGGGLFFAGRTMDRRAARYQKYLAVIGEFEAMSIEDVSKKLGISRKTVEKDLARMIDKGVFGTSAYLDVALGYFFRSGQADAELRRSQQAAKEEKNPPPKEAEEGYSGILRNIRRANDKIADPVLTAKIDHLESVTARIFRAVEEDPRKKDRISTFLNYYLPTTQKLLDSYAEFESAGIEGENLRQAKQRIEDTMDSIIKGFERQLDELYAADYMDVDSDIRVMETMLNRDSASVERDFGLGKKKDVDLGGTAAQTKESD, encoded by the coding sequence ATGAGCGGAAATCAATACAACTATGGAAGCGGCGGAACCGGGAAAAAAGACAATGACTGGCTCTCCTGGGTGCTGATTGTTTTTTTGTTCGCAACGGGCATCTGGCCCATTGCGCTGATTGTGCTGTTTATGAAGCTGTCCGACGGCGATTCCGGCAAAAAGAAGAGGCAGCAGGCCCCTCCGCCCTTGGCCGCGGAGGCTCCATCGACCCGGCCCTCCGCGCCGACCTCGCCCCGGGCCCGTCAGGGGAGCGCGCGCGCCCCGCAGTCTGCGGCCCGGAAAGTGACCCGGACCCCGGCCATGAAGTCCTCCAACGCCCGGTGGATGAAGATCGTGGGCGTGATCGCGGCGGTTATCGGCATTCTTGCCACCGCCGATACGCTGGATACCATCTTCTGGCTGGGAGTGGACCGCTATGAGCTGTGGGAGCTGCTGCAGAATCTGGCGTGGCTTCTGGCCGGCGGCGGACTGTTCTTTGCCGGCCGGACCATGGACCGCCGGGCCGCCCGGTACCAGAAGTATTTGGCGGTGATCGGGGAATTTGAGGCCATGTCCATCGAGGACGTCTCCAAAAAGTTGGGCATCAGCCGGAAGACCGTGGAAAAGGACCTGGCCCGGATGATCGACAAGGGCGTCTTTGGTACCAGCGCCTACCTGGATGTTGCGCTGGGGTATTTCTTCCGCAGCGGCCAGGCGGACGCGGAGCTGCGCAGAAGCCAGCAGGCCGCGAAAGAGGAAAAAAATCCGCCTCCCAAGGAGGCGGAGGAGGGATATTCCGGTATTCTGCGCAACATCCGCCGGGCCAACGATAAAATCGCGGACCCGGTGTTGACGGCGAAGATCGACCATCTGGAGTCGGTCACAGCCCGGATTTTCCGGGCCGTGGAGGAGGACCCCAGAAAGAAAGACCGGATTTCCACCTTCCTCAACTACTACCTGCCCACCACCCAGAAGCTTCTGGACTCCTACGCGGAGTTTGAATCCGCGGGTATTGAGGGCGAGAACCTGCGCCAGGCGAAGCAGCGGATCGAGGACACCATGGACTCCATCATCAAGGGCTTTGAGCGCCAGTTAGATGAGCTGTACGCGGCGGACTACATGGACGTGGACAGCGATATCCGGGTGATGGAAACCATGCTGAACCGGGACAGCGCCAGCGTGGAACGGGACTTTGGACTGGGAAAGAAGAAGGATGTGGACTTAGGCGGTACCGCCGCCCAGACCAAGGAGTCCGATTGA
- a CDS encoding dicarboxylate/amino acid:cation symporter, producing the protein MKNKSFARNYALLICMLAGIVGGCIAGAIWPCVKDDGGTVLRAGATVLKPLGSVFINLMFCIVVPMVFSSIASSVANMKSRKRAGKIMGTTIATFVITGAVAAAIMMVLMKLVPPVLVPWQDIPVGTVDEQKTMAELVVSFFTAEDFVSLISRKAMLPLILFSMLFGFGVNLNGGSESLIAKWLEDLSGCMMKVVKLVTYYAPIAFFGFFADLVATYGASIAADYGRALAVYYPLCFLYIFTAFPLFAWFGGGREGVKTMLRHILRPAVTSLGTCSSVATIPTNMEVAEDTGIPKDVSEIVVPLGATMHMDGSCFSCVLKIAFLFGVFGLPFGGVDTFVKVILVAVLSSVGMSGIPGGGYIGEFIMCSIFFPNQLELAYPIAITIGNLVDPPATMINSAGDYVVSFIVARFTDGKDWLKKAASQK; encoded by the coding sequence ATGAAAAACAAATCCTTCGCGCGTAATTATGCTTTGCTGATCTGTATGCTGGCCGGAATCGTGGGCGGCTGCATCGCCGGCGCCATCTGGCCCTGCGTCAAGGATGACGGCGGGACCGTCCTCCGCGCCGGAGCCACGGTCCTCAAGCCCCTGGGGTCCGTTTTCATCAATCTGATGTTCTGCATCGTGGTACCCATGGTGTTCTCCTCCATCGCCAGCTCCGTGGCCAACATGAAAAGCCGCAAGCGGGCGGGAAAAATCATGGGAACCACCATCGCCACCTTTGTGATCACCGGCGCCGTGGCCGCCGCCATCATGATGGTCCTGATGAAGCTTGTCCCTCCGGTCCTGGTGCCCTGGCAGGACATTCCCGTGGGCACGGTGGATGAGCAGAAAACCATGGCCGAACTGGTGGTCAGCTTTTTTACCGCTGAGGATTTCGTCTCCCTCATCAGCCGCAAGGCCATGCTGCCTCTGATCCTGTTCTCCATGCTCTTCGGCTTCGGCGTCAACCTCAACGGCGGCAGCGAAAGCCTTATCGCCAAGTGGCTGGAGGATCTGAGCGGCTGCATGATGAAGGTGGTCAAACTGGTGACCTACTACGCCCCAATCGCCTTTTTTGGCTTTTTCGCGGACCTGGTTGCCACCTACGGCGCCAGCATTGCCGCGGACTATGGCCGGGCCCTGGCCGTGTACTACCCTCTGTGCTTCCTCTATATCTTCACCGCGTTCCCGCTGTTTGCCTGGTTCGGCGGCGGCCGGGAAGGGGTCAAAACTATGCTGCGCCATATTCTGCGCCCGGCAGTCACCTCCCTTGGGACCTGCTCCTCCGTGGCCACCATTCCCACCAATATGGAGGTGGCGGAGGACACGGGCATTCCGAAGGATGTCTCCGAGATTGTGGTCCCGCTTGGCGCCACCATGCATATGGACGGCTCCTGCTTCTCCTGTGTGCTGAAGATCGCCTTTTTGTTCGGCGTGTTCGGCCTGCCCTTTGGCGGGGTGGACACCTTTGTGAAGGTGATCCTGGTGGCCGTTCTCTCCTCGGTGGGCATGTCCGGCATCCCCGGAGGCGGGTACATCGGGGAGTTTATCATGTGCTCCATCTTCTTCCCCAATCAGTTAGAGCTGGCCTACCCCATCGCCATCACCATCGGCAACCTGGTAGACCCCCCCGCCACTATGATCAACTCCGCCGGGGACTACGTGGTTTCCTTCATTGTGGCCCGGTTTACGGACGGAAAGGACTGGCTGAAAAAAGCAGCCAGCCAGAAATAG
- the dapF gene encoding diaminopimelate epimerase, with translation MNFWKMNGAGNDFLILNNLEEHLPLEQLPRIAKVLCERHLSIGADGLMVVDAPTEGGDYKMRFFNSDGSAGEMCGNGARCICRYGFETGLAGESQRIETTAGMVTGKRVSPRLYRIRLNDPTTVRLDCSVEVDGVRYECAYVELGNPGIPHAVVPYANLRQADQDELRELGRAIRWHNGFPKGANVNFYEITGEDTLYERTFERGVEDFTYACGTGTGSVVAVLTLQGKVSGHGVKVHMAGGELVIDAERVHSRIADLYLTGPTNIVCKGEVTDEELSLKGVE, from the coding sequence ATGAACTTCTGGAAAATGAACGGAGCAGGCAATGACTTCCTGATTTTGAATAACCTGGAGGAGCACCTTCCGCTGGAACAGCTGCCCCGGATTGCAAAAGTGCTGTGCGAGCGGCATCTGTCCATCGGAGCCGACGGGTTGATGGTGGTGGACGCCCCCACAGAGGGCGGGGACTATAAAATGCGCTTTTTCAACTCCGACGGCAGCGCGGGGGAGATGTGCGGCAACGGTGCGCGCTGCATCTGCCGATACGGCTTTGAGACAGGACTGGCCGGGGAGTCACAGCGGATCGAGACCACCGCCGGCATGGTCACCGGGAAGCGCGTCAGCCCGCGGCTCTATCGCATCCGGCTCAACGACCCCACCACCGTTCGTCTGGACTGCTCTGTGGAGGTGGACGGCGTGCGCTACGAGTGCGCCTATGTGGAACTGGGCAATCCCGGCATCCCCCACGCGGTGGTTCCCTATGCCAATCTGCGCCAGGCGGACCAGGATGAGCTTCGGGAGTTGGGCCGCGCCATCCGCTGGCACAACGGCTTTCCCAAAGGCGCGAATGTCAACTTCTATGAGATCACCGGTGAGGACACCCTCTATGAGCGAACCTTTGAACGGGGTGTGGAGGATTTCACCTATGCCTGCGGCACCGGGACCGGCTCTGTGGTGGCGGTGCTGACGCTACAGGGAAAGGTCAGCGGCCATGGGGTCAAGGTCCATATGGCCGGCGGAGAACTGGTCATCGACGCGGAGCGCGTCCACTCCCGGATCGCTGACCTGTATCTGACCGGCCCCACCAATATCGTGTGCAAGGGCGAGGTCACCGACGAAGAGCTGTCCCTGAAGGGCGTGGAATGA
- a CDS encoding TetR/AcrR family transcriptional regulator → MAKKNARNTKGRIISAAWKLFYEQGYENTTVEDIVFDSQTSKGSFYHYFNGKDALLGTLANVFDEKYEELMETLDPESDAVGKLIYLNRELFAMIESGVSLELLTRLLSTQLLAKGEKHLLDRSRFYFRLLRKITSEGQKKGELRTDLPANEIVKIYAMWERALLYDWCLSEGEYSLTDYSGRMTPRFLESLRPSHGTP, encoded by the coding sequence GTGGCAAAGAAGAACGCACGGAACACAAAGGGGCGGATCATCTCCGCGGCCTGGAAGCTCTTTTACGAGCAGGGGTATGAGAACACCACCGTAGAGGACATTGTCTTCGACTCTCAGACCTCCAAGGGATCCTTTTACCACTATTTCAATGGCAAAGACGCCTTGCTTGGCACCCTGGCCAATGTGTTTGATGAAAAGTACGAGGAGCTGATGGAGACGCTGGATCCGGAGAGCGACGCGGTGGGGAAGCTGATCTACCTGAACCGGGAGCTGTTTGCCATGATCGAAAGCGGAGTGTCTCTGGAGCTGCTGACCCGGCTGCTGTCCACCCAGCTGCTGGCCAAAGGGGAAAAGCATCTCCTGGACCGCAGCCGGTTCTACTTCCGCCTTCTTAGAAAAATTACGTCCGAAGGACAGAAAAAGGGCGAACTGCGTACGGACCTTCCGGCGAATGAGATTGTCAAGATCTACGCCATGTGGGAGCGGGCGCTGCTGTATGACTGGTGCCTCAGCGAGGGGGAGTACTCCCTGACGGACTATTCCGGGCGTATGACACCCCGCTTTTTGGAGAGCCTCCGGCCATCGCATGGAACTCCCTGA